The Scyliorhinus torazame isolate Kashiwa2021f chromosome 17, sScyTor2.1, whole genome shotgun sequence genome includes a window with the following:
- the noxo1b gene encoding NADPH oxidase organizer 1b, protein MNKRFPLQVRLIGLMQNKKEKTYLASVLWSDQNDVIVYRTFTEFKKLHKAIVKKYPLEAGRIRKSDRILPKFQDISRRERRHAQVNKSVLRIGMLQEYCDRLLICCTKIAGDQDLTQFFLATKQDLSPSFSSDSVIIMPSAVEKRRETLRRSAKTSAQSITQPVTSENYKCISSYETKDTKNKSFKVLEGEIVDVIAKNSSGWWLVENDEKQLAWFPAPYLKKCFGCVPSNASIIETSECQYYVVKSYEAKDEDELSMHVGAMVEVLKKSSDGWWLIRYDGKSGYVPSLYLQPYKNPHSKLQILTKPARYASTPNLITRAENPSMLSSKVKFNFHTSQAINSFSPSKIPSDDSGLYEQKSKSSTSLPDDVVSGDELSLHNSDESDSSRASLDDNTSADGSDKLQLSEVSSLQDSYHILKGSHNMSRLFEQNQNVAPQIKPKNLNDSEVKKLELKFSPVASASENIPVKNMTPKIPPRPHRQEILSRCTTFTKNMVLRSQNISDLKTSQTNY, encoded by the exons ATGAATAAGAGGTTCCCGCTGCAAGTCCGCCTTATTGGATTGATGCAAAATAAGAAGGAAAAG ACTTACCTTGCCTCAGTCCTGTGGTCGGACCAGAATGATGTTATCGTGTACAGGACGTTTACAGagtttaagaaactgcat AAAGCTATTGTGAAGAAATACCCTCTGGAGGCTGGGCGTATTAGAAAGTCTGATCGAATTCTACCCAAGTTCCAAG ACATCTCCAGAAGGGAAAGGAGGCATGCCCAAGTGAATAAATCAGTTTTGAGGATAGGAATGCTGCAGGAGTACTGTGACCGGTTATTGATATGTTGTACGAAGATCGCCGGGGACCAAGATTTAACTCAGTTCTTCCTGGCCACGAAGCAAGACctgtcaccttccttctcctcggaCAG TGTTATCATCATGCCATCTGCAGTTGAGAAAAGAAGAGAAACTCTGAGGCGTTCCGCTAAAACAtctgcccagtccattacacagccAGTTACTTCGGAGAATTACAAGTGTATTTCATCTTATGAAACAAAAGACACCAAGAACAAGTCGTTTAAGGTTTTGGAGGGCGAAATTGTCGATGTTATAGCCAAGAACTCATCAG GTTGGTGGCTTGTGGAAAATGATGAAAAGCAATTAGCCTGGTTTCCAGCTCCCTATCTCAAAAAATGCTTTGGCTGTGTCCCATCTAATGCATCAATTATTGAAACAAGCG agtgtcaATATTATGTTGTTAAAAGCTATGAAGCGAAAGATGAAGATGAACTATCCATGCATGTAGGTGCCATGGTCGAAGTCCTGAAAAAGTCCAGTGATGGATGGTGGCTCATCAG GTATGATGGCAAATCTGGGTATGTCCCATCTCTTTACCTCCAGCCATACAAGAACCCTCATTCAAAATTACAGATTCTCACTAAACCAGCCAGGTACGCCTCCACCCCGAATCTCATCACAAGGGCTGAAAACCCATCCATGCTGTCGAGTAAGGTCAAGTTCAACTTCCACACAAGCCAAGCCATCAATTCTTTCTCACCCTCAAAGATCCCCAGTGATGATAGTGGACTGTATGAGCAAAAATCTAAATCTTCTACCAGCTTGCCGGACGATGTCGTGTCTGGAGATGAGCTAAGCCTTCACAATTCAGATGAGTCAGATAGCAGCCGAGCCAGCTTGGACGACAACACTAGCGCTGATGGTTCAGACAAGTTACAGTTATCTGAGGTTAGCAGTTTGCAAGACAGTTACCACATTCTTAAAGGCTCCCATAACATGTCAAGGCTGTTTGAGCAGAACCAAAATGTAGCTCCTCAAATCAAGCCCAAAAATCTGAACGATTCTGAAGTAAAAAAGTTAGAATTGAAATTCAGCCCTGTAGCTTCCGCAAGTGAGAACATTCCTGTTAAAAATATGACACCCAAAATACCCCCAAGGCCACACCGTCAAGAAATACTGTCAAGGTGTACGACCTTCACCAAGAATATGGTTCTGAGATCTCAAAATATTTCTGATTTGAAAACTTCTCAAACAAACTATTAG